ATACGGCAGAATGTTGGTCAAAAAGTATATTCaatcaaaacaagaaaaagtgTAATGATCTATTCAGAATCTGTTCAAAGAAAAATTCAGCACTTGCATAAACAATGAATGATTAATGCAGAATACTATGTATGGTTAAATAACAAATTTAGTCGGTAAACTTTAAATCTGTAAGAAATCTAAtagacacaaaattgaaaatctaaCGTTCAGGACTAACTTGAgccttttattttaatatttagaaaTCTTAGCACgtatggtccaaccaataaactATTTCCATggacataaaattcaaatttatatttaagaatTTTGTTTAGTGCTAAGAATGAAATCTTGTTTTCTACTTcttaaaaataatagtaataataataatgaaaagcGTAAGATTCTCTCTTAGGAAAATATCAATTTTGAGCTTGTGTTCAAATATCCAAGGTAATTCTAAAACAATGAACTTAACTTATGGCCGATAGTAAAAAAAAGGACCAAAAACATAAGAAGGTAAAAcgaatcaaagaaaaaaacatagaGTCCTTGCTCATCATCTTGCTCAATTACGTAAGGGACTTGTAGTTCTGCAAGAACTTGAAAATGCTCCAAATGCTCcttgtttaaaaaagaaaccctTGGATTAGAAATAACAATCCCAATTGTTTTACTTTATCCATACAAACAGCCTTAAGATTGCTTATTCATTAACCAACTACTACTTACAAATACTTGTGGttcttaaaacttaaaattctCCTTCGCATTTCATCAAATAGCTTATGTTCATCTTTCACTTTAGCCACAATTTTTACCACCAacctaataaaaaagaaacaataagaACCCAGAAGAGAAAATCCATCAAATTTCCCATTAAATATTTGTACGGTAGAACAAACACAAATATcggaaaaaggaaacaaaaaacgCACTTGTGATTGCGATTGAAAGGCACTTCCAGATGTGTTTTGTCGATTTCTTCCTACAGCTACccattaaaaattttcaattccttaaagaaacaaaaactccATCTAACAATTATACAGGAACAAAATAACTCACAAAAAGAGAGCTTCTCCCAACTGAAAAGGATGAGAAAAGGAATGGATTCTCATTTAGTTGTTTTTGTACCTCTGCATTATGTGGATTCACATGgatattttctagattttgCATCAAACGGATGAGGGAGGAGAAGCATCGAACAACTTGAGACGACGAACGAAGATGAATAGGGAAGAGGAAGAGACAGCAGTGGCTAGAGGTTGATTTCGACGGCGAACGTGTATCACAGCGGATGCGAGGGTTTTTGCGAGCGTTTGGTGAGCTCCTTCAAATGACACCAAGAGCATTttcaagagagagagaaagtcgAGATCTACGGCGGCTGGAGCGTTTGCGAGAGAGAGGGAAAGTTGTGCTTTCACGAATTGGAGAGCGTTTGCCAGAGAGAGACTGCGTCAGCCAAAGCATTTGAAGGGTTTTTGCGAGTGTGTTTGCGAGAGGAAGGGAAAGTGTTGCCGACGAAAgggaataattatttttttaagaaaaatattttaatgacacaaaaattACGTTGTTAATTAACGACGTAAAATTTGtgtcaaaaaaaattaaataacgacgcaaaaaatgtgttattaaaaattctgcattttatatttttaatgatACATTTTACTCCACCccatcctttttttatttttaatgacacaatgtcttgattagtagtgtcattaaaatccatttttctagtagtagatataaatgatcgtgtaaattatctttaacgatATTACATATGTGTGTCTGATCATGTAtgaaaatataaacgataaaaaaCGATCATCATACACGATACTGTATATtaccatatataaacgataaggtaaaaaacaataaaagatgACAAAAAAGTTTAGATATAGACGATCATGTAAAGTAGCTTCAACTATCGTATATACaagtataaacgatcatttagaaaaaCTCTAATAACTCgtaattataaaaatatcataaaaatgaaaggggctataaaaaggtgaaggaacttgctcagactttttcattcatcatcttcctcgtcaatcgtttatatcctagtaactacttcaacagaactGTCGCGATCGATGATTTGATTTGTATATAAAGaggtttgaatctatattcatttcgatatatctccatcatctatatatatctgtCACTATCTATCTCGTATACAAAAAGGtctaaatctatatatatttcgatctatctatatctatcacgatctatccCGCATACGAAGACGTCTGTTTCTATActaattgtatatattttattgtttgtatttcattgaataatttatattaattttcttttttacaaaaagatggtgagcaagaagcaACAAGCATGTAGAAAATCAATAAAGTGTAAAGTaaagacaaaagaaagaaaaagaaataaaggtaacagactagaaaaagaaataaaggtaacaaactagaatgtgaatatctgtcTGTATAACATTGTATATTTGGGTATATTTTTCTGTATAGCGCTctgtatttgtaaatttgttaaaacttaaccttgtttgaaacatactgtttattatgtctttcaacaggtgaaacactatccaaatgacattattatggaagatgaacaaaaaaaccttaaaattactgtatactacaatttagaaaacattgaatcagatcaagtcCAAAATAGACCAAAGAATTCTTTCTCTAGTTTTGACAAACAGTCCTTTTGGTCAGTTCTTTAACATTAAAATAGCCAAAATATCCACACAATTcatgaattttctattaagaaaataatGCCATACAAAAAACACTAATatccttgctttcaacttcaatggacatatagtagaatttgggctgaaagaattttgttttgtgactggactaaaaggtcagaaattttttgagttaaatctagaagaaagaaaagaaaatggtttgaaaaatgcccttttccgtcatgatgactttataacaagaagagatatagaaagaactttcaaagcgttATGCAACGTGGAAGACTCAttgtgactggactaaaaggtcaGAAATTTTTTatgccatttttcttttctgagTTTCTTTTAGAAAAGGGTTTTATGCCTAATAGCTTGAAGAAAAAAaccaatcatatatatattttcgcatttttgtatcatttttgtgaataaattagttttttgctcagttttttttgttttgtaatttgCTTTATCTACTTGAGGAGAAATTgttaaaagaaagagaaggataTGGGCAAGCAAGGGCCTTTTTATCACTTTGGAGTTACAATTGCTAGTTTTTCAAACTATAATCGACAACATATTGAGTCTAAGTTTCAATTCCATCATCTTCCCATTTCTTTTGAGGTTTTTACTGAACCCAAATATAAAGTTTGAACTGTGTTATGTTTGTATTAATTCCCCAATGACATCAAAGAAAACTATCTTTTAGTGAAGCCCACACTGTATTCCCTTATAATGCTGGCATGTTTTGGTTTTGAATTAGTGTCTCAATGAGAATTAGTTTTGTACTTGAATTTCTTGTCGATTGTCTCCATTATATTTGGCGTCTCCCATGGAAGTATCTCTGTCAGTGCTACAATTTTTACATTGGAACAAGCATTTTCAAATAAAGTATATGTGTGTATATTAATACATAATTATATAACAAATAACTACTTTCGAAGATGGTTGAAATATCTACAATAGAACCTAATATAGAAAGATATGAGGATGAAATATaggagaagagaaaaatcaatTGAAGAACATGAAGATGAAACCGTTTCTGCACATGGTAACTTTAATTTGAGGATTTAATTAAACTGCATTAGATGACCGAGAGTTCTGTGAGTGCTCAATTTTATTTTGCTTTCTGCTTATATTGGTTTGAAGTTTTGTTTTGCATtgttttctataattttttttaataaatgtggACGTTTTTATTCCATTCCAAAAGCTGCCTTATTATTTTCACTTGTTTCTGCAATCCAGCGAGAGTTTTATTTTGAAGGAGGTGCAATGGTTTTGGCTGATGGAGGTGTTGTTTGCATTTATGAGTTTGACAAAATGAGATCAAAGGATAGGTAACCTAAAAGGATTTAGTCAGCTGTTGATTAGTGAAATTACTCATATCGGTTTATTTAGCCTTCTTTAAATTTCAACTTCGAGAGTTTTTTTTACAAGATTACACTCTACACATGGATTTGAATTCTGTATGTTTCTTTTGTAATGTTTGTACTTGgagaaagaagatgaacaaataaaaaaaaattaaagtaaaataaaacatcaaaagatgaataaataatttttttttttttttttttttttaactttaaccTTCTTTGTTGATATTTGCAGACTACCATGGACCTCCGAAGGTTAACTGTAGGGAAAAATCCCATGAGCCCATCTAAGTGGAAGGAAGAGCACGTAAGACTTATCTTTTTCACACGAGGCTACTATCTCCtcatttctttgttctttcatttttaagttttttttttgttcttcctATTAGCTTTCATCAAGTAGGAGAATTTAAGAATGAGAAGTTAGAAGTTAACCTCTTTTAGACTCTATCAAAATCTCTTACATTTTAACTTAATAAGATTGGCTTTTTTTATGATTCTTTTGTGTTGCTTCTTTCTTTCTACTCTTGTTTGTggtattattttcttataatgcc
The sequence above is drawn from the Cucumis melo cultivar AY chromosome 2, USDA_Cmelo_AY_1.0, whole genome shotgun sequence genome and encodes:
- the LOC127148270 gene encoding uncharacterized protein LOC127148270 isoform X4; the protein is MQNLENIHVNPHNAEVQKQLNENPFLFSSFSVGRSSLFEEIDKTHLEVPFNRNHKLVVKIVAKVKDEHKLFDEMRRRILSFKNHKYLVSFLNKEHLEHFQVLAELQVPYLVGGDAD
- the LOC127148270 gene encoding uncharacterized protein LOC127148270 isoform X1, producing MQNLENIHVNPHNAEVQKQLNENPFLFSSFSVGRSSLFEEIDKTHLEVPFNRNHKLVVKIVAKVKDEHKLFDEMRRRILSFKNHKYLSIWSIFKFLQNYKSLTWSVEMPIDFYINGTAISVCLKFLIIYPCCFGVCTQLASEPIFLTRPSN
- the LOC127148270 gene encoding uncharacterized protein LOC127148270 isoform X2; its protein translation is MQNLENIHVNPHNAEVQKQLNENPFLFSSFSVGRSSLFEEIDKTHLEVPFNRNHKLVVKIVAKVKDEHKLFDEMRRRILSFKNHKYFIWSIFKFLQNYKSLTWSVEMPIDFYINGTAISVCLKFLIIYPCCFGVCTQLASEPIFLTRPSN
- the LOC127148270 gene encoding uncharacterized protein LOC127148270 isoform X3, translated to MQNLENIHVNPHNAEEEIDKTHLEVPFNRNHKLVVKIVAKVKDEHKLFDEMRRRILSFKNHKYLSIWSIFKFLQNYKSLTWSVEMPIDFYINGTAISVCLKFLIIYPCCFGVCTQLASEPIFLTRPSN